Proteins from a genomic interval of Pseudomonas sp. RC10:
- a CDS encoding inorganic phosphate transporter, with translation MIDLFSGLDAWVIVSLLLALAFVLTFEFINGFHDTANAVATVIYTKAMPPHLAVFFSGVFNFLGVLLGGVGVAYAIVHLLPVELLINVNTGHGLAMVFSLLAAAITWNLGTWYFGIPASSSHTLIGSILGVGLANALINHIPLGEGVNWQKAIDIGASLVFSPLMGFIVAALVLIGLKAWRPLSKMHKTPEQRRTVDDKKHPPFWNRLVLVISAMAVSFVHGSNDGQKGIGLIMLVLIGIVPAQFVLDLSTTTYQIERTRDATLHLSQFYQRNNATLGEYLALGKSTSGDLPERFSCNPEQTEPTIDALLNTLKGVTDYHSLAPEHRIEVRRYLLCLDDTARKVGKLPALDAREKSDLEKLRKDLTTTTEYAPFWVILAVALALGIGTMVGWKRVVLTIGEKIGKQGMTYAQGMSAQITTASAIALANVFSLPVSTTHILSSGVAGTMVANKSGLQGGTVRNILLAWVLTLPATVALSAGLFWLASKALA, from the coding sequence ATGATCGATTTATTCAGCGGACTGGATGCCTGGGTGATTGTGAGCCTGCTGCTCGCTCTGGCGTTTGTCCTCACCTTCGAGTTCATCAATGGCTTTCACGACACCGCCAACGCGGTGGCGACAGTCATTTACACGAAGGCCATGCCGCCTCATCTGGCCGTGTTCTTCTCGGGTGTATTCAACTTTCTCGGGGTTCTCCTGGGCGGTGTCGGCGTGGCCTATGCCATCGTCCACCTGCTCCCGGTCGAGTTGCTGATCAACGTCAACACCGGTCATGGCCTGGCCATGGTGTTCTCGCTGCTGGCAGCGGCGATTACCTGGAACCTCGGAACCTGGTATTTCGGTATTCCTGCATCCAGTTCCCACACGCTGATCGGCTCGATTCTCGGCGTGGGTCTGGCCAACGCGCTGATCAACCACATCCCGCTGGGCGAAGGCGTTAACTGGCAGAAAGCGATCGACATTGGCGCCTCGCTGGTGTTCTCGCCGCTAATGGGTTTCATCGTCGCAGCCTTGGTGCTGATCGGTCTGAAAGCGTGGCGTCCGTTATCGAAAATGCACAAGACGCCCGAACAGCGCCGCACTGTCGATGACAAAAAGCATCCGCCCTTCTGGAACCGTCTGGTATTGGTGATTTCGGCCATGGCTGTGAGCTTCGTGCACGGCTCCAACGACGGCCAGAAAGGCATCGGCCTGATCATGCTAGTGCTGATCGGTATCGTCCCTGCCCAATTCGTGTTGGACCTCAGCACCACTACCTATCAGATCGAGCGCACCCGCGACGCGACTTTACACCTCAGCCAGTTCTACCAGCGCAACAACGCGACACTGGGCGAATACCTGGCACTGGGCAAGTCGACCTCGGGCGACCTGCCGGAGCGCTTCAGCTGCAACCCGGAGCAGACCGAGCCGACCATCGACGCGCTGCTGAACACCCTTAAAGGCGTGACCGACTATCACAGCCTGGCCCCTGAGCACCGCATCGAAGTCCGCCGTTATCTGCTGTGCCTTGACGACACCGCGCGCAAGGTCGGCAAACTTCCAGCGCTCGACGCCCGTGAAAAATCCGATCTGGAAAAACTGCGCAAGGACCTGACCACCACCACGGAATACGCCCCGTTCTGGGTGATTCTGGCTGTGGCACTGGCGTTGGGTATCGGCACCATGGTGGGCTGGAAACGCGTGGTACTGACCATCGGTGAGAAGATCGGCAAACAGGGCATGACTTACGCCCAAGGCATGTCAGCTCAGATCACCACCGCCAGCGCCATTGCCCTGGCCAACGTGTTCAGTCTGCCCGTCTCGACTACGCACATTCTGTCGTCCGGTGTGGCCGGGACCATGGTGGCGAACAAGAGCGGCCTGCAAGGTGGCACCGTTCGCAACATTCTGCTGGCCTGGGTGCTGACTCTGCCCGCCACCGTCGCGCTGTCGGCGGGCCTGTTCTGGCTAGCGTCCAAGGCGCTGGCGTGA
- the pcaR gene encoding pca regulon transcriptional regulator PcaR: MNDQLRNSFASLAPPIVASPAKRIQAFTGDPDFMTSLARGLAVIHAFQERKRHLTIAQISHRTEIPRAAVRRCLHTLIKLGYATTDGRTYSLLPKVLTLGHAYLSSTPLAVSSQPYLDKMSSQLHEACNMATLEGDDILYIARSATTQRLISVDLAVGGRLPAYCTSMGRILLAALDDVSLQEYLDHADLQPKTSRTLHTPEALLECLQQVRQQGWCIVDQELEQGLRSIAVPVYDASGQVLAALNVSTSAGRVTRNELEQKFLPIMLDASRDLSTQLFT, from the coding sequence ATGAACGATCAACTGCGCAATTCCTTTGCTTCGCTGGCCCCGCCAATCGTGGCGTCACCGGCCAAGCGGATTCAGGCCTTCACAGGTGATCCGGATTTCATGACCTCGCTGGCCCGTGGGCTGGCGGTGATTCATGCCTTTCAAGAGCGCAAACGCCACCTGACGATAGCCCAGATCAGTCATCGCACCGAGATTCCCCGTGCTGCCGTCAGGCGCTGTTTGCACACGCTGATCAAGTTGGGATACGCAACCACCGATGGCCGAACCTATTCGCTGCTGCCAAAGGTGTTGACCCTGGGTCATGCCTATCTGTCCTCCACGCCGCTGGCTGTCTCTTCGCAGCCGTATCTCGACAAGATGAGCAGCCAGTTGCATGAAGCCTGCAACATGGCGACCCTTGAAGGTGATGACATTCTCTATATCGCGCGTTCGGCGACGACCCAGCGTCTTATCTCCGTGGACTTGGCCGTGGGAGGGCGTCTGCCTGCCTATTGCACCTCAATGGGCAGGATTCTGTTGGCCGCGCTGGACGACGTTTCGCTGCAGGAATACCTCGATCACGCGGACCTTCAGCCCAAGACCAGCCGCACGCTGCACACCCCTGAAGCGTTGCTTGAATGCCTTCAACAAGTGCGTCAGCAAGGCTGGTGCATTGTCGATCAAGAGCTGGAGCAGGGTTTGCGCTCGATTGCGGTGCCTGTCTATGACGCATCCGGTCAAGTGCTGGCAGCGCTTAACGTCAGTACCAGCGCCGGGCGGGTCACCCGCAACGAACTTGAGCAGAAATTCCTTCCCATCATGCTCGATGCCAGCCGGGATCTGAGCACACAGCTGTTTACCTGA
- the pcaF gene encoding 3-oxoadipyl-CoA thiolase codes for MMRDVFICDAIRTPIGRFGGALATVRADDLAALPIKALMERNPSVDWNALDEVFLGCANQAGEDNRNVARMAALLAGLPVSVPGVTLNRLCASGLDAVGSAFRAIASGEMELAIAGGVESMSRAPFVMGKAETAFGRGQKLEDTTLGWRFVNPQMKDQYGVETMPQTGDNVAEDFNVFREDQDAFALRSQQRAAAAQASGFFAEEIVPVRIAHKKGETVVDKDEHPRADTNLDALSKLKPVNGAGKTVTAGNAAGLNDGAVALILASADAVKKHGLTPRARVLGMASAGVEPRVMGIGPVPAVRKLVERLGLAVSDFDVIELNEAFASQGLAVMRELGIADDSPKVNPNGGAISLGHPLGMSGARLVLTALHQLEKTGGSKGLATMCVGVGQGLALAIER; via the coding sequence CTGATGCGTGACGTATTTATCTGCGACGCGATCCGTACCCCGATTGGCCGTTTCGGCGGCGCATTGGCGACGGTCCGCGCCGACGATCTGGCAGCATTGCCGATCAAAGCCTTGATGGAACGCAACCCCTCTGTGGACTGGAACGCGCTCGACGAGGTCTTCCTCGGTTGTGCCAACCAGGCCGGTGAAGACAATCGCAATGTGGCCCGCATGGCGGCGTTATTGGCGGGCCTGCCGGTTTCGGTGCCTGGCGTCACGTTGAATCGTCTGTGTGCGTCGGGGCTGGATGCCGTGGGTTCGGCGTTTCGGGCGATTGCGTCCGGCGAAATGGAGCTGGCCATTGCAGGCGGCGTTGAATCCATGTCCCGCGCCCCGTTCGTGATGGGCAAGGCTGAAACAGCATTCGGTCGCGGGCAGAAGCTTGAAGACACGACCCTCGGCTGGCGCTTCGTCAACCCGCAAATGAAAGATCAGTACGGCGTTGAGACGATGCCGCAGACCGGTGACAACGTCGCGGAGGACTTCAACGTCTTTCGCGAAGATCAGGACGCCTTTGCGCTGCGCAGTCAGCAACGTGCCGCAGCCGCGCAGGCCAGCGGTTTTTTTGCCGAAGAAATCGTGCCGGTACGCATTGCTCACAAAAAGGGCGAAACCGTCGTCGACAAAGACGAACATCCTCGCGCCGACACCAATCTCGACGCGTTGAGCAAACTCAAGCCCGTCAATGGCGCTGGCAAAACCGTCACGGCGGGTAATGCGGCAGGGCTGAACGACGGCGCGGTGGCACTGATTCTCGCCTCGGCCGATGCGGTCAAGAAGCACGGCCTGACGCCACGGGCGCGTGTCCTGGGCATGGCCAGCGCGGGCGTGGAACCTCGCGTGATGGGCATCGGACCTGTGCCCGCAGTGCGCAAGCTGGTCGAGCGTCTGGGGCTGGCGGTGTCGGATTTCGATGTGATCGAACTCAACGAGGCGTTCGCCAGCCAAGGCCTGGCGGTCATGCGTGAGTTGGGGATTGCGGATGACTCACCCAAGGTCAACCCGAACGGCGGCGCCATCTCCCTTGGCCATCCGTTGGGCATGAGCGGGGCGCGTCTGGTGCTGACAGCGTTGCATCAATTGGAAAAAACCGGCGGCAGCAAAGGACTGGCAACAATGTGCGTCGGCGTAGGACAGGGCCTGGCCCTGGCAATAGAACGATAA
- a CDS encoding MFS family transporter, protein MTTTHYTGEERSKRIFAIVGASSGNLVEWFDFYVYAFCAIYFAPAFFPSDDPTVQLLNTAGVFAAGFLMRPIGGWLFGRVADKHGRKNSMMISVLMMCGGSLVIACLPTYAAIGAWAPFLLLVARLFQGLSVGGEYGTTATYMSEVALRGQRGFFGSFQYVTLIGGQLLAVLTVVILQQFLSADELKAYGWRIPFVVGAIAAVISLLLRRSLKETTTAEVRQDKDAGSMSALFRNHTRAFITVLGYTAGGSLIFYTFTTYMQKYLVNTMHMDAKTASYIMTCALFFYMCMQPLFGMLADKIGRRASMMWFGALGTICTVPILMTLKTTTSPVVAFVLITLALAIVSFYTSISGLVKAEMFPVHVRALGVGLAYAVANAIFGGSAEFVALSFKNMGSENIFYWYVTGMMAIAFLFSLRLPKKPDYLHEDH, encoded by the coding sequence ATGACAACGACTCACTACACCGGAGAAGAAAGGAGCAAGCGGATTTTCGCGATCGTGGGTGCCTCTTCGGGCAACCTCGTTGAATGGTTCGACTTCTATGTCTACGCCTTCTGCGCGATCTACTTCGCACCGGCTTTCTTCCCGTCCGACGATCCCACCGTGCAACTGTTGAACACTGCTGGCGTATTTGCCGCAGGCTTCCTGATGCGTCCGATCGGGGGCTGGCTGTTTGGCCGAGTCGCCGATAAACACGGCCGCAAAAACTCGATGATGATTTCCGTACTGATGATGTGCGGTGGCTCGCTGGTCATCGCCTGCCTGCCGACGTATGCCGCCATTGGTGCCTGGGCGCCGTTCCTGCTGCTGGTCGCACGCCTGTTTCAGGGCCTGTCCGTGGGTGGAGAATACGGCACCACGGCGACCTACATGAGTGAAGTCGCGTTGCGGGGGCAGCGGGGTTTCTTCGGCTCGTTCCAGTACGTGACGCTGATTGGCGGCCAACTGCTGGCCGTGCTGACCGTGGTGATCCTGCAGCAATTCCTCAGTGCCGATGAGCTGAAAGCCTACGGCTGGCGGATTCCGTTCGTGGTCGGCGCGATCGCCGCCGTGATCTCGCTGCTGCTGCGCCGTTCGTTGAAAGAAACCACGACCGCTGAAGTGCGTCAGGACAAAGACGCTGGCAGCATGAGCGCGCTGTTCCGCAACCACACTCGCGCCTTCATCACCGTGCTGGGCTACACCGCTGGCGGCTCGCTGATTTTCTACACCTTCACCACGTACATGCAGAAATACCTGGTGAACACGATGCACATGGACGCCAAGACCGCCAGTTACATCATGACGTGCGCGCTGTTCTTCTACATGTGCATGCAGCCGCTGTTCGGCATGCTGGCCGATAAGATCGGTCGTCGTGCATCGATGATGTGGTTCGGTGCGCTGGGCACGATCTGCACCGTACCCATTCTGATGACCCTGAAGACGACCACCAGCCCGGTCGTGGCCTTCGTGCTGATCACCCTCGCGCTGGCCATCGTCAGCTTCTACACCTCGATCAGCGGCCTGGTGAAAGCCGAGATGTTCCCAGTCCACGTTCGCGCCTTGGGCGTGGGTCTGGCCTACGCCGTTGCCAACGCCATCTTCGGTGGTTCGGCTGAGTTCGTTGCTCTGAGCTTCAAGAACATGGGCTCGGAGAACATCTTCTACTGGTACGTGACGGGGATGATGGCGATTGCCTTCCTGTTCAGCCTGCGTCTGCCTAAAAAGCCAGATTACCTCCACGAAGACCATTGA
- the pcaD gene encoding 3-oxoadipate enol-lactonase: MAVVQLQSGQVHYEIEGPADAPVLVLSNSLGTDLHMWDAQVASFSKSFQVLRYDTRGHGQSVVSHGPYSIEQLGRDVLDLLDALKIKRAHFCGLSMGGLIGQWLGIHASERLLKLVLCNTAAKIGGPETWGPRIETVEKGGEAAMKELGAGAVERWFTPDFARDHADKVTAVTSVLAATSPVGYAACCAAVRDADFRKQLGSITVDTLIICGSHDPVTTVADGHFLQNHIPGSQLSDYYAAHLSSVELGQTFTLRVKEFLLS, from the coding sequence ATGGCAGTGGTACAACTTCAAAGCGGTCAGGTGCATTACGAGATCGAGGGACCTGCGGATGCGCCGGTCCTAGTCCTGTCCAATTCGCTCGGAACTGACCTGCATATGTGGGATGCGCAGGTCGCTTCCTTCAGCAAATCGTTTCAGGTTTTGCGTTACGACACGCGGGGCCATGGTCAGTCCGTGGTGAGTCACGGGCCTTATTCGATCGAGCAATTGGGTCGTGATGTGCTCGACCTGCTCGATGCCTTGAAGATTAAGCGCGCGCATTTCTGTGGCCTGTCGATGGGCGGGCTGATCGGTCAGTGGCTGGGCATTCACGCCAGTGAGCGGTTGCTTAAGCTGGTGCTGTGCAACACGGCGGCAAAGATTGGTGGACCCGAGACGTGGGGTCCCCGTATCGAAACGGTCGAGAAGGGCGGTGAAGCGGCGATGAAAGAACTGGGCGCTGGCGCGGTAGAGCGTTGGTTCACCCCGGATTTCGCCCGCGATCACGCGGATAAGGTGACGGCAGTGACGAGCGTGCTGGCGGCGACTTCGCCGGTCGGGTATGCAGCCTGCTGTGCAGCAGTGCGTGACGCGGATTTCCGCAAGCAGTTGGGATCGATCACAGTCGATACGCTGATCATCTGCGGCAGCCATGACCCGGTGACAACGGTCGCTGACGGGCATTTTCTGCAGAACCATATTCCCGGTTCGCAACTGTCGGATTACTACGCGGCGCATCTTTCCAGCGTTGAGCTGGGCCAGACGTTTACGTTGCGTGTCAAAGAGTTTCTGTTGAGCTGA
- a CDS encoding AdeC/AdeK/OprM family multidrug efflux complex outer membrane factor, with protein MSKSLISLAVTAFVLSGCSLIPDYKQPAAPVAAQYPQGPAYSPADAANQAAAEQGWRQFFHDPALQQLIQTSLSNNRDLRVAALNIDAYRAQYRIQRADLFPAVAADASGTRQRVPGDLSQTGQAGITSQYSVGLGVSAYELDLFGRVRSLSEQALETYFASEEARRSTQISLVANVANAYLTWQADKELLKLTQDTLGAFEESFRLTSRSNEVGVASALDLAQSRTSVESARVKLAQYQRLVAQDENNLVLLLGTGLPANLPASQPLSADMLNEMPAGLPSELLQRRPDILQAEHQLKAANANIGAARAAFFPSISLTASAGTASGDLSGLFKGGSGTWLFQPQINLPIFNAGSLRASLDYSKIQKDIGVANYEKAIQTGFQEVSDGLAARKTFTDQLKAQNDFVNANQDYYRLAERRYRIGIDSNLTFLDAQRQLFSAQQSLITDRLSQLSSEVNLYRALGGGWYEQTPTGQKQPTSGDVPEMRMF; from the coding sequence ATGAGCAAGTCCCTGATCTCTCTGGCAGTCACCGCGTTCGTGCTGAGCGGCTGCTCGTTGATCCCCGATTACAAGCAGCCTGCGGCACCGGTGGCCGCCCAGTATCCGCAAGGCCCGGCGTATTCGCCGGCCGACGCGGCCAACCAGGCGGCCGCCGAACAGGGCTGGCGCCAGTTCTTCCACGATCCGGCGCTGCAACAGCTGATCCAGACGTCGCTGAGCAACAACCGCGACCTGCGTGTCGCGGCGTTGAACATCGACGCCTACCGGGCGCAGTACCGCATCCAGCGTGCGGATCTGTTCCCGGCCGTCGCCGCCGATGCCTCTGGTACACGTCAGCGCGTGCCCGGCGACCTGTCCCAGACCGGCCAGGCAGGGATCACCAGCCAGTATTCTGTGGGCTTGGGCGTCAGTGCCTATGAACTCGACCTGTTCGGCCGTGTTCGCAGCCTGAGCGAGCAAGCGCTGGAAACCTACTTCGCCAGCGAAGAGGCCCGTCGCAGCACACAGATCAGTCTGGTGGCCAACGTCGCCAACGCGTATCTGACCTGGCAGGCCGACAAGGAGCTGCTGAAGCTGACCCAGGACACCCTCGGTGCCTTCGAAGAAAGCTTCCGCCTGACCTCGCGCAGCAACGAAGTCGGTGTGGCATCGGCGCTGGACCTGGCGCAGTCGCGGACCTCGGTAGAAAGCGCTCGCGTGAAATTGGCGCAGTATCAGCGTCTGGTCGCGCAGGACGAGAACAACCTCGTTCTGCTGCTGGGCACCGGTCTGCCAGCCAACCTGCCTGCATCGCAACCGTTGAGCGCCGACATGCTCAACGAGATGCCAGCCGGTCTGCCTTCTGAGCTGCTCCAACGCCGCCCGGACATTCTCCAGGCAGAACACCAACTGAAAGCGGCCAACGCCAACATCGGTGCCGCACGCGCGGCGTTCTTCCCGAGCATCAGCCTGACGGCCAGTGCCGGGACTGCGAGCGGCGATCTGAGCGGTCTGTTCAAGGGCGGCTCAGGCACTTGGCTGTTCCAGCCGCAGATCAACCTGCCGATCTTCAACGCCGGCAGCCTGCGGGCAAGCCTGGACTACTCGAAGATTCAGAAGGACATCGGCGTCGCCAACTACGAGAAGGCGATTCAGACAGGCTTCCAGGAAGTCTCCGATGGTTTGGCGGCACGCAAGACCTTCACCGATCAGCTCAAGGCGCAGAACGATTTCGTCAACGCCAACCAGGACTACTACCGTCTGGCAGAGCGTCGTTATCGCATCGGGATCGACAGCAACCTGACCTTCCTCGACGCCCAGCGTCAGTTGTTCAGCGCGCAGCAATCGTTGATCACCGATCGTCTGTCGCAACTGAGCAGCGAGGTCAACCTGTACCGCGCGCTGGGTGGCGGCTGGTACGAACAGACCCCGACCGGTCAGAAACAGCCGACCTCGGGCGACGTGCCGGAAATGCGGATGTTCTGA
- a CDS encoding efflux RND transporter permease subunit codes for MSKFFIDRPIFAWVIALVIMLVGALSILNLPINQYPAIAPPAIAIQVTYPGASAQTVQDTVVQVIEQQMNGIDNLRYISSESNSDGSMTITVTFNQGTNPDIAQVQVQNKLNLATPLLPQEVQQQGLRVTKAVKNFLLVIGLVSEDGSMGKEDLSNYIVSNIQDQIARTPGVGDFQVFGAQYAMRIWLDPDKLNNYQLTPVDVKTAITAQNVQVSSGQIGGLPAVKGQQLNATIIGKTRLQTAEQFGNILLKVNQDGSQVRLKDVASIGLGGENYSVDAQFNGKPASGLAIKLATGANALDTSKAIRDTIGRLEPFFPPGMKAVYPYDTTPVVKESITGVVHTLGEAIILVFLVMYLFLQNFRATIITTLTVPVVLLGTFGILAAAGFTINTLTMFGMVLAIGLLVDDAIVVVENVERVMAEEHLSPRDATRKSMEQIQGALVGIAMVLSAVLLPMAFFGGSTGVIYRQFSITVVSAMALSVLVALVFTPALCATLLKPIDADKHGQPRKGFFGWFNRTFDRGVLSYERGVGNIIRHKFPAFLVYLAIFAGMIWMFTRIPTAFLPEEDQGVIFAQVQTPPGSTAERTQNTLDKMREFLLTDPGVKSVFSVNGFNFAGRGQSSGLAFVLLKPWEERDSSNSVFEVAKRAQGHFFGFRDAMSFAVVPPAVLELGNATGFDLYLQDQAGLGHDKLMQARNQLLGLASQSKILAGVRPNGLTDEPQYQLVIDDEKARALGVTQTDINTTLSVAMGGNYVNDFIDRGRVKKVYIMGNPKSRMSPEDLKKWYVRNASGTMVPFDAFAGGEWVFGSPKLSRYNGVPAEEILGTPAPGYSTGQAMAEIEKLAQQLPQGIGYSWTGLSFEERLSGSQAPALYAISVLVVFLCLAALYESWSIPIAVLLVVPLGVIGALMATSLRGLSNDVFFQVGLLVTVGLAAKNAILIVEFAKELHEQGKSLADAAIEACRMRLRPIVMTSMAFILGVVPLTISTGAGSGSQHSIGTGVIGGMITATILAIFWVPLFFVSVSGLFKSKQKHIPHDEAGQ; via the coding sequence ATGTCGAAGTTTTTCATCGACCGACCGATTTTCGCGTGGGTAATTGCCCTCGTGATCATGCTGGTCGGGGCTTTATCGATCCTCAACTTGCCGATCAACCAGTACCCGGCCATTGCGCCACCGGCCATCGCGATTCAGGTGACCTACCCAGGCGCGTCCGCACAAACCGTGCAGGACACCGTGGTTCAGGTTATCGAACAGCAGATGAACGGCATCGACAACCTGCGCTATATCTCGTCGGAAAGTAACTCAGATGGCAGCATGACCATCACGGTGACCTTCAACCAGGGCACCAACCCCGACATCGCGCAGGTTCAGGTTCAGAACAAGCTCAACCTCGCCACTCCGCTGTTGCCCCAAGAAGTGCAACAACAGGGTCTGCGCGTGACCAAGGCTGTGAAGAACTTCCTGTTGGTGATCGGTCTGGTGTCGGAAGACGGCAGCATGGGCAAGGAAGACTTGTCCAACTACATCGTTTCCAACATCCAGGACCAGATCGCCCGTACACCGGGCGTGGGTGACTTCCAGGTCTTCGGTGCCCAGTACGCGATGCGCATCTGGCTCGACCCGGACAAGCTGAACAATTACCAGCTGACCCCGGTTGACGTGAAAACCGCCATCACGGCGCAAAACGTTCAGGTGTCTTCCGGTCAGATCGGTGGTTTGCCAGCCGTCAAAGGCCAACAACTCAACGCCACCATCATCGGCAAAACGCGCCTGCAGACCGCTGAGCAATTCGGCAACATTTTGCTCAAGGTCAATCAGGACGGTTCGCAAGTTCGCCTGAAAGACGTCGCCAGCATCGGTCTGGGCGGCGAGAACTACAGCGTCGACGCACAGTTCAACGGTAAACCTGCATCGGGTCTGGCGATCAAGCTCGCCACCGGCGCCAACGCGCTGGACACGTCCAAGGCGATCCGCGACACCATCGGCCGTCTGGAGCCGTTCTTCCCGCCTGGCATGAAAGCGGTTTACCCGTACGACACGACGCCAGTGGTCAAGGAATCCATTACCGGTGTGGTCCACACGCTGGGTGAAGCGATCATCCTTGTGTTCCTGGTGATGTACCTGTTCCTGCAAAACTTCCGCGCCACCATTATCACCACGTTGACGGTGCCGGTCGTATTGCTCGGGACCTTCGGCATTCTTGCGGCGGCCGGTTTCACCATCAACACCCTGACCATGTTCGGCATGGTGTTGGCCATCGGCTTGCTCGTGGACGACGCCATCGTTGTGGTGGAGAACGTCGAGCGGGTGATGGCCGAGGAGCACTTATCGCCTCGGGACGCCACGCGCAAATCGATGGAGCAGATCCAGGGCGCCCTGGTCGGTATCGCCATGGTGCTGTCGGCGGTTCTGCTGCCAATGGCCTTTTTTGGCGGTTCCACAGGTGTGATCTATCGGCAGTTCTCGATTACCGTCGTGTCTGCGATGGCGCTCTCGGTACTGGTCGCGCTGGTCTTCACCCCTGCCCTCTGCGCCACCCTGCTCAAGCCGATCGACGCCGACAAACACGGTCAGCCGCGCAAAGGTTTCTTCGGCTGGTTCAACCGTACGTTCGACCGTGGCGTTCTCAGCTACGAGCGCGGTGTCGGTAACATCATTCGCCACAAATTCCCGGCGTTCCTGGTCTACCTGGCAATCTTCGCGGGCATGATCTGGATGTTCACCCGCATCCCGACCGCGTTCCTGCCGGAAGAAGACCAGGGTGTGATCTTCGCTCAGGTGCAGACGCCTCCGGGCTCGACCGCCGAGCGGACACAGAACACGCTGGACAAGATGCGCGAATTCCTGCTGACCGACCCGGGCGTGAAGTCCGTGTTCTCCGTCAACGGCTTCAACTTCGCGGGCCGTGGTCAGAGTTCGGGTCTGGCGTTCGTGTTGCTCAAGCCGTGGGAAGAGCGTGACTCATCCAACAGCGTGTTCGAGGTGGCCAAGCGCGCTCAAGGGCACTTCTTCGGCTTCCGCGATGCAATGTCCTTTGCCGTCGTTCCACCCGCGGTACTGGAGTTGGGTAACGCCACCGGTTTCGACCTCTATTTGCAGGATCAGGCAGGTTTGGGCCATGACAAGCTCATGCAGGCACGTAACCAGCTGCTGGGTCTGGCTTCGCAAAGCAAGATTCTCGCAGGCGTACGCCCCAACGGCCTGACTGACGAACCGCAGTACCAACTGGTCATCGATGACGAGAAAGCTCGCGCCCTGGGCGTGACGCAAACCGACATCAACACCACCCTGTCGGTGGCGATGGGCGGCAACTACGTCAACGACTTCATCGACCGTGGTCGGGTGAAAAAGGTGTACATCATGGGTAATCCGAAATCCCGGATGAGCCCTGAAGACTTGAAGAAGTGGTACGTGCGTAACGCCAGCGGCACCATGGTTCCGTTCGACGCCTTTGCCGGTGGCGAGTGGGTCTTCGGTTCGCCAAAACTGTCGCGTTACAACGGTGTTCCCGCCGAAGAGATTCTGGGGACACCGGCGCCCGGCTACAGTACCGGTCAGGCGATGGCGGAAATCGAGAAACTCGCGCAGCAACTGCCACAAGGCATCGGGTATTCCTGGACCGGTCTGTCGTTCGAAGAACGGCTCTCCGGCTCGCAGGCCCCGGCGCTGTATGCGATCTCGGTCCTCGTGGTCTTCCTGTGTCTGGCAGCGCTGTACGAGAGCTGGTCGATTCCGATCGCCGTTCTGCTCGTCGTTCCGCTGGGTGTCATCGGTGCGCTGATGGCCACCAGCCTGCGCGGCCTGTCGAACGACGTGTTCTTCCAGGTCGGTCTCTTGGTCACGGTGGGTCTGGCGGCGAAGAACGCGATCCTCATCGTGGAATTCGCCAAAGAACTGCATGAGCAAGGCAAATCCCTTGCGGATGCAGCGATTGAAGCCTGCCGGATGCGTCTGCGTCCGATCGTGATGACGTCCATGGCGTTCATCCTCGGCGTCGTGCCGCTGACGATCTCTACCGGCGCGGGCTCGGGCAGCCAGCACTCGATCGGTACAGGCGTGATTGGCGGTATGATTACCGCCACCATTCTGGCGATCTTCTGGGTACCGCTGTTCTTCGTATCGGTATCCGGTTTGTTCAAGAGCAAACAGAAACACATCCCACACGATGAGGCTGGCCAATGA